One genomic segment of Sorex araneus isolate mSorAra2 chromosome X, mSorAra2.pri, whole genome shotgun sequence includes these proteins:
- the MPZ gene encoding myelin protein P0, with translation MAPGAPASAPSPVLAALVFCSLGVKSLGGDARRAEGHWDICRKLRFLQPGSKSRQGGREWGLLALGQGRRCRCSSRGGPDLCWHSSLPAPPPAALSPARAIVVYTDRVVYGAVGSRVTLHCSFWSSEWVSDDISFTWRYQPEGGRDAISIFHYAKGQPYIDEVGAFKERIQWVGDPRWKDGSIIIHNLDYSDNGTFTCDVKNPPDIVGKTSQVKLYVFEKVPTRYGVVLGAVIGGVLGLVLLLLLLYYLVRYCWLRRQAALQRRLSAMEKGRLHKSSKDSKRGRQTPVLYAMLDHSRSSKGSDKKSRGLGDSRKDKK, from the exons atgGCTCCCGGGGCCCCGGCGTCTGCTCCCAGCCCCGTCCTGGCTGCCCTGGTCTTCTGCTCTCTGG gggtgaagagTCTTGGGGGAGATGCTCGAAGGGCTGAGGGTCACTGGGACATTTGCAGGAAACTTCGGTTCCTTCAGCCTGGAAGTAAGTCCAGACAAGGGGGCCGGGAGtggggactcctggctctgggacagGGTCGCCGGTGTCGCTGTTCCTCTCGCGGTGGCCCTGACCTGTGCTGGCActcctctctccccgccccgccccccgcagccctgagccctgcccgcgCCATCGTGGTGTACACGGATCGGGTGGTATACGGGGCCGTGGGCTCCCGGGTCACCCTGCACTGCTCCTTCTGGTCCAGCGAGTGGGTGTCCGACGACATCTCCTTCACCTGGCGCTACCAGCCCGAGGGCGGCCGGGACGCCATTTCG ATCTTCCACTATGCCAAGGGCCAGCCGTACATCGACGAGGTGGGCGCCTTCAAGGAGCGCATCCAGTGGGTGGGCGACCCCCGCTGGAAGGATGGCTCCATCATCATCCACAACCTGGACTACAGCGACAACGGCACCTTCACCTGCGACGTCAAGAACCCGCCCGACATCGTGGGCAAGACCTCCCAGGTCAAACTCTACGTCTTTGAAAAAG TGCCCACGAGGTACGGGGTGGTGCTGGGCGCCGTGATCGGGGGCGTCCTGGGGCTGGTGctgctgttgctgttgctgtaTTACCTGGTGCGTTACTGCTGGCTGCGCAGACAGGCGGCGCTGCAGAGGCGCCTCAG tgcCATGGAGAAGGGTCGGCTGCACAAATCCTCCAAGGACTCCAAGCGCGGCCGGCAG ACGCCGGTCCTCTACGCCATGCTGGACCACAGCAGAAGCTCCAAGGGCAGCGACAAGAAGTCCAGGGGCCTGGGGGACTCGCGCAAGGACAAGAAATAG